From Leptodactylus fuscus isolate aLepFus1 chromosome 11, aLepFus1.hap2, whole genome shotgun sequence, one genomic window encodes:
- the LOC142184387 gene encoding adrenodoxin-like, with protein sequence MARPASTLLRTYLNRLRSPMCLKSYAQALPKSYTRSFATSPKCQDEKSDNGNSEETLTVNFINRDGETLTARAKEGESLLEVVIRHRLNIEGFGACEGTLACSTCHLIFDQKVFDQLSAITDEEMDMLDLAFGLTDRSRLGCQICMTKAIDGMTVRVPTDVSDAREDQVEKQSKQ encoded by the exons ATGGCTCGGCCAGCTTCAACACTCTTGAGGACCTATCTGAACAGACTTCGCAGCCCTATGTGCCTTAAGAGTTATGCACAGGCGCTACCCAAGAGCTATACAAGGAGCTTCGCTACTTCTCCCAAATGCCAAGATGAAAAGTCTGACAATGG taacTCGGAAGAAACCTTGACTGTTAATTTCATTAATCGTGACGGTGAAACCTTGACAGCCAGAGCTAAAGAAGGCGAGAGCCTACTAGAAGTGGTCATCAGACACCGCCTGAATATTGAAGGCTTTG GTGCCTGTGAAGGGACTCTAGCCTGTTCCACTTGTCATCTTATATTTGATCAGAAGGTATTTGACCAGCTCAGTGCTATTACAGATGAAGAAATGGACATGTTGGATTTGGCTTTTGGATTGACTGATAG GTCCCGTCTCGGATGTCAGATTTGCATGACAAAAGCCATTGATGGAATGACAGTTCGAGTTCCAACAGATGTATCTGATGCCAGAGAAGACCAAGTTGAAAAGCAAAGCAAACAATAA